CTGGCGGAGGCCTCGACGGTGCTGGTTCAGCACCTGGCGGCGCCCGGTGTCAGGCGGGTCGGCCAGCAGGCAAACGACACCTTCGGGAAGGTGGCCGGGCAGCCGGAAGAAGAGGTCTTCAACGACCTCGTGCGGCTCTTGGGCCTCACGCCCTCCAACCCGGGACCCGCCGCTTGCACGGCGGCGAATTGGCTCCGCGGCTTTCGGGAGTTCCGCTTCCAGTTCTGGTTGATGAAGTCGATCAGTAGCTCTGTGCCCGGTGACACTACGGACCGGGGGATCGAGCTTGTTGCGCCGCTGCCGATCGATTTCGCCATTCGGTATGACCTCGCTCGCAAGGTGGTCGTGGTGAGGCTCAGCCGAAATTTCTGGGTGGGGCGCCCGGCGGGGGTCAGCAGGCCCGACGGTGGGCGAAAGGAGGGCCTCTTCGTCCGCGGGTCCGGACACGTCATGCGCGCCGAGTGGCTCGAGTTCGAGCATCCTTTGACGGGTGTCGGCAGCGGAGGGTTCACCGGCGTCGGGTTGGAGACGACAGCCGGCCCGACGCTTGACTTCGCCGTCCTGATTGGGCTCGGCGCCATGTATGCGGGGTCGGATCCGGAGGCCGTCAGGCCTCTGGCGAATGCCGCGGTTCCGATAGCGGCCAGAGAGATCCTCGGGCGGCTGAACCAGGAGGTGCCGCGCGTCGCCGGCGTGCTCGATGCCTTGCTGGAGCAGGCGGCGACGCAGGCGCCGCCGCAGCTGCAGGAATGGATCGCCACCGCGCGCTCCGCGCTGACGGTGGAGGGGACCTGTCCCGTGCGTACCGTCGTCGCCACCGCGTCGAGGTAGGGGGGCTCGCTGGCGATAAAGCGTCGAGGCGGGCCGGGGACGTCAGCAACGCAGGACGCTTGCCGCTTACCGCTGCCTTGGGCCATCGTCGCGGACATGACGATTCATCGGCGTGAGCTTGCGCTCGAGACGACGGCGGCGACGGACATCCTCGACCTGAGCGGCGAGGTCGCGCGCGTGGTCGCCGAGAGCGGAGTGCGCCACGGCAGCGTGTTGGTCTTCGTGCCCGGCTCGACGGCGGCGCTGACGACGATCGAGCTCGAGAGCGGCGTGGTCGAGGACCTACGACGCGCGATCGATCGGCTCGTGCCGGCGGACGCTCCCTACCTGCACGATCGGCGCTGGGGCGATGGCAACGGCTATGCCCACGTCAGGGCCGCGCTCCTCGGCCCCTCGCTGACCGTGCCCCTGATCGATGGGCGCCTGGCGCTCGGCACCTGGCAGCAGCTCGTCCTGATCGACTTCGACAACCGCCCGCGCTGCCGGCAGGTCCTGGTCCAGGTGACGGGGGAGCCGTAGGCGCGAAGGGCGGGGTTGCGGCGGTGGTGGGGCTAGCGAATGACGTGCCGCATCGCTCGTTGAGCCCGCGACGATCCTGGCGCATTGGATCCATGGGACCGTGAGGAAGCGCTGCTGGTCGCGTCCCTGTTGGAGAGATTGAAGGGCGTGGCCATTTTCGCTCGCTGTGTCGCGTCGGCGCGTGCCTGGGCAGCATCAGTTCGCGCGTTTCGCCGCTGCGTCCGCACTTCGTCTACGTAGGTGCGGAGCTGGGCTGTCGCGCCAGCGGCGGCGTCTCCGAGCCGTTGCAAGAGGGAGCGGGTGTTCTCGCTCGCTCCCTCGTCAGCCGAACCAAGCCAGTCCTGAAAAAAGGCGCCCTTTGCCGCTGCCGGCGAGGTGGCGAGCAGCAGGCCCAGGAGGCTTGTCGCCACGACCGATCCGCACCTCATCCCACTCGACCCGATCCTCGTCCCCATCCTCGACCCGATCCTCGTCCCCATCCGTCTCGGCATTAGAGGCTCCCTTCGTTCGTCTGGCTCGCGTTTGGTTGGCGTTTGGTTGGCGTTTGCCTGGCGTTTGCCTGGGCCTGGTCAACCGCGAATGCCCATACGGGCCTCCGTGGCTGCCTCGCAGCGCGCCATCCCGTATCGGCGCCCTTGCAGAGCAACTCCCGTTCCACAAAAACGTGGGTCTGGTTCTTAATTGTTTCGGTGGCAACGCGGCGTCGCGCCCTTAGCCGCCTCCGAAAATCAATGGTCCTTGATACCGGGCCGGAGCCGCGGAACCCCGCCCAGGAACGGTCCTATTTTCGCTGGAGGTGCGGGCTGCAAAGTTCGGGCTGCGAAGGGCGCGGCCGGCGGCACGCGATGACCGTCCTCGGGCGCCCGGCCGAGGGTCGATCGCGGCCGTGTTTCCCACGCTTGACGATATGGCGAGCGCTGCGCCAAATTGCCGCCTTTCGCGAATTGTCGTTCTTCGCAAATAGTTCTTGTTCTTGTTGGGGGGAGGGTTCGATGGCCTTGCGCGTCGCCGTGTTGGGTGCCTCTGGCTATGCCGGGGGCGAGGTCGTGCGCTTGATCGACGGCCATCCGTCCTTCTCGATCGCCTACCTGGGGGCGCATTCCCAGGCCGGCCGAGCGCTGGGGGTGGCCCATCCGCAGCTCAGCGGCGGTGAGCGCCTGCTCGCGCCGAACAGCCCCGAGAGCGTACCGGACGTCGACCTGGCCTTCATGGCGCTGCCGCACGGCGCCTCGGCGGCGACCGGCGCGGCGCTGGCGGCCCGCGGCATCAAGGTCGTCGACATCGGCAGCGACTTCCGCATGGACACGGCCGCGCGCTACGAGGAGGCCTACGGCGCCGCGCATCCACTGCCCGAGGAGCTTCCGGCCTGGGTCTACGGCCTGCCCGAGCTCTTTCGCGCCCGTATCGTCGGCGCCGACCGCGTCGCCGCCCCCGGCTGCTACCCGACGAGCTCATTGCTCGCGCTGGCGCCGCTCCTGCGCCAGGGGCTGATCGGCGAGCAGGGCCTCGTGATCAACGCGCTCTCTGGGGTCTCGGGCGCGGGCCGTGCGCTGCGCGAGGATCTGCTCTTCGGCGCGGTCGCCGAGAGCGTGCGCGCCTATGGCGTGACGAACCACCGCCATCGGCCGGAGATCGAGATGGGCCTCGAGCTGGCCTGTGGCCGCCCGCTGCGCGTGCTCTTCACGCCGCACCTGATGCCGATGCAGCGCGGCATGCTCGCGACCTGCACCGCGCCGCTGGCGCGTGCGGTGACCCGCGCGCAGCTCCTTGCCGCCCTGCGCGAGGCCTACGCCGACGCGCCCTTCGTCAGCGTGATCGACGACCCGCCGCAGACGCGCTGGGTCGTCGGCTCGAATCGCGCCGTGCTGACGGCTTACGTCGACGCGCGGACCCAGAGCGCGGTGGTGCTGAGCGTGATCGACAACCTGTTGAAGGGCGCCGCGGGCCAGGCCGTGCAGTGCGCCAACCTGATGTGCGGGCTCGACGAGGCGGCAGGCCTGCCGCGGAACGGAATCATGCCATGAAGAAGCCCTTCCCCGCTGACCCCGAGGCCGAGGGCGCGATCGTCGCCGCCCGCGGCTTTCGCGCGGTGGGCCTGGGTTGCGGGATCAAGCCCCAGGGCCTCGACCTGGCGCTGCTGGTCGGGGAGCGCGCCGTGCCGGCCGCGGCGGTCTTTACCAGCTCGCTGGCGGCCGCGCCGCCGGTGCAGCTCAGCCGCCGACATCTCGCGCAGCCCTATGCTCGCGCCGTGCTGGCGACCTCCGGCTGCGCCAACGCGGGCACCGGCGCGCCGGGTCTGCAGGCCGCCGAGCAGTCGGTGAGCGCCGTGGCTGCCCAGCTCGGTTGCGCTGCCGAGGAGGTGTTGGTCTGCTCGACGGGCCTGATCGGGCCGCGCCTGCCGGTGGAGAAGATCGTCGCGGCGCTGCCGCAGGCGGTCGCGGGGCTCGACCGCGGTCGCGAGGCGGGGCGGGCCGCCGCCGCGGCGATCTGCACGACGGACAGCCGCAGCAAGCAGTCGCTGCGCCGCGGCGGTGGCTTCGTCGTAGGCGGTATGGCCAAGGGCGCTGGGATGATCTGCCCAGACATGGCGACGATGTTGGCCTTCATCACGACGGATGCCGTCGTCGATCCGGCGCGGCTGGCCCGCAGCCTGCATGCGGCCGTCGCCGTGTCCTTCAACTCGCTCAATGTCGATGCCTGCCAATCGACCAACGACACCGTCATGGTCCTGGCCTCGGGAGCTGCTGCGGTCGAGCCGACCGAGGCCGAGTTCACGGCGCTTCTGAGGGAGGTTTGCTGCGACCTGGCCTTCCAGATCGCCGCCGATGCGGAGGGCACGACGCGGGTCGTTCGGCTGCGCCTGCGGGGCGCCACCGACGATGCCGTGGCTCGAAAAATCGGCAAGCATGTCGCCAGTTCGGACCTCGTGCGCGCGGCGCTCTGGGGCGGCGACCCGAACTGGGGCCGCATCCTCGCGGCGCTCGGTACGGCCGGCGTGCCGCTCGATTGCCAGGCCGTCGAGATCGACTACGCGGGCGTGCCCACCTGCCGCGCTGGCGCGGCCGTGCCCTTCGACGATCCGGCGCTGGCGGCCCAGGTGGCCACCGGCGACTTCGCGATCGATATCAGGGTCGGTACGGGACCCGGCTGCGCCGAGGTGCTGACCGCCGACCTGACGCCCGACTACGTGGTCTTCAACGGGGAGCGCTCGTGAGTCGGCCGGACGATGGCGAGGAGGTCAAGACCGGCCTCACGACCAGCCCGGGTCCGGCTGCCGCTGGCGCGGCGCGGGCGGCGACCACGCTCAAGGCGCGCATCCTGATGGAGGCCAAGCCCTACATTCAGGCCTATCGCGGCAAGATCGTCGTGATCAAGTACGGCGGGTCGGCGATGACCGACGAGGCCCTGCGCGAGAGCTTCGCGGGCGACGTCAGCCTGCTCAACCTGGTTGGCATCAAGCCGGTGATTGTCCACGGTGGCGGGCCGCAGATCACGCGGGCGATGCGGCAGGCGGGCGTCGAGCCGAAGTGGGTCGATGGCCTGCGCGTCACCGACGCCGAGTCCGTGCGCGTGGTGCAGACGACGCTGGTCGGCGAGATCAATCCGGACATCGTGCGCCTGCTCAGTGGGCATGGCACGATCGCCGCCGGGCTCAACGGCCTCGACGGTCAGCTGCTGGTTGCGCGGCCCAAGGACGCGCGCCTCGGCTTCGTCGGCGAGGTCGACGAGGTCAATCCAGCGATCATCTTTGGGCTGCTCGACCGCGGCATCGTCCCGGTGATCGCGCCGATCGGCCATGGGCGCGACGGCGCGGCCTACAACATCAACGCCGACACGGCGGCGGCGGCGGTGGCGGAGGCGATCGGCGCCGAGAAGTTGGTCTACCTCACCGATGTCGAGGGGCTCTACCGCGATCTCGGCGACCGCAACAGCCTGCTTCCGCGGATCAGCCCGGCCGGGGTGCGCGCGCTGATCGACTCCGGCGCGATCTCGGCCGGCATGGTGCCAAAGCTGCTCTCCTGCCTCGCGGCGCTGAAGGGCGGCGTCCAGCGGGCGCATATGCTCGACGGTCGTCTCGAGCACGCGCTGCTGCTCGAGATCTTCACGCCCGAGGGCGTCGGCACGATGATCACCGCGGAGGATGAACCATGAGCGCGAGCTGGCCAGCGCGGGCCGACGCCGTGCTGATGGCGACCTATCGCCGCGCGCCGATCGTCTTCGTGCGCGGCGAGGGGAGCTGGCTCTACGACGAGGCTGGCAAGGCCTACCTCGACTGTCTGGGCGGGGTGGCGGTTTGTTCGGTGGGCCACGCCAATCCGCGCGTCGCGCGGGCGATCAGCGACCAGCTCGGCACCCTGGTCCATGTCTCCAACCTCTTTTACACCGTGCCACAGGTCGAGCTGGCGGAGCGGCTGGTCGCGCGCTCGGGCCTCGATCGCGTCTTCTTCGCCAACTGCGGCGCGACGGCCAATGAGACGGCGATCAAGCTCGCGCGGCGCTGGGGTCAGCAGGGCGCGCAGCGGCGCCACGGCGTCATCTCGCTGCTGGGCTCGTTCCACGGCCGCACGCTCGCCACGCTGGCGGCCACCGGGCAGCCCGAGAAGCAGGCGGTCTTTGAGCCGCTGCCGCCGGGCTTCAGCCAGGTGCCGCCCGAGGATCTCGACGCGCTCGCCGCGGCCATCGAGCCGACCACGGTGGCGGTGATGATCGAGACCCTGCAGGGAGAGGGCGGCGTACGCCCGCTCGGTCCAGCCTACCTCGAGGGCCTGCGGCGCCTCTGCGATGAGCGCGGGCTGCTGCTGATCGTCGACGACGTGCAAGCGGGGATGGGACGTTGCGGTCGCTGGTTCTCGTGGCAAGATCTCGGCCTCATGCCCGATATCGCGACCACGGCCAAGGCCCTCGGGGGCGGGCTGCCGATCGGCGCCTGCCTGGCCCGCGAGGGGGTCGCGGCGGCCTTTCGCCCGGGAGACCATGCGACGACCTTCGGCGGTGGCCCGGCCGTCTGTCGCGGCGCCCTCGCGGTGCTCGACGAGATCGACGAGCGCGACCTGCTCGCCAACTGCGTGGCTCGCGGAGCCGAGCTGCGAGCGGCGCTGGAGCGCGTGCCGGGGGTTTGTGCGGTGCGCGGGCGCGGCCTGCTGCTGGGCGCGGTGCTCGAGCGGCCCTGCGCCGAGGCGCTGGTGGCACGCGCGCTCGAGCTCGGGTTGGTGGTCAACAACGTGCGGCCGGAGGTGGTGCGTTTCGCACCGCCCCTCTCGATCACGACCGGCGAGGTCGGCGAGGCAGCGGAGCGTTTCGCGCGGGCGTTGGTCGCGGTCGCGACCTGAGCCGAGCGAGCAGGCAGTCGGCGAACAGGCAGTAGAAGGAGCGACGCAGATGTTGTACGCGAGCGCGGTGAGGGTTGGGGCGTTGAAGCTCGGTCGAGCGCGGGGCGCGCTGGCTTGCCTGGCGGTGACCGGTGTGCTGCTGCTGGGCTGCAACGATTCGCGGGTGCGCGAGCGCGAGTGCCGGACCGACGACGATTGCCCGCCGCATCACGTTTGCTCGGTGACGGGGCAGTGCGTGCCGGAGGTCGGCGATGGCGGCGTTGGCGACCTGTCGCGCGCGGATCTCGGTCCCTGCGGGGGCTGCGCCGAGGGCGAGCGCTGTGTGGCCGGGCGCTGCATCGAGATTCAGAGCTGTCGCCACGATAACGAGTGCAGCAACGACACCTACTGCGACGAGGGTCAGTGCATCCCCTGGGGAACGGGTCCGAAGGGCGACTTCGACCGCTCCTGCTCCACGCTTCAGCCGATCGGGCTCTTCGCGCCGGCGATCCAATGCGCCTGGAGCGGCCCGCCCTCCGGCGACCGTTTTCCGGCCCACCGCAACGTGCTCGGTACCCCGCTGGTCGTCGACTTCGACTTCGATGGTGACCCGCAGCAGCGGCATCCCTCGATCGTCTTCGTCTCCTACGACGGCACCGACGGCAAGGCGCAGGCGGAGTACTGCGCCGACGGTCATCACGGCGTGATTCGCGTGATCGACGGTGAGCGCTGCGCGCAGCAGCAGACCGTCGATCCAGCGCTCGGACGAATTCGGGCCGCGGCGATCCTCGCCGTCGCTGATCTCGACGCCGACGGTCG
The Pseudomonadota bacterium DNA segment above includes these coding regions:
- a CDS encoding N-acetyl-gamma-glutamyl-phosphate reductase, producing MRVAVLGASGYAGGEVVRLIDGHPSFSIAYLGAHSQAGRALGVAHPQLSGGERLLAPNSPESVPDVDLAFMALPHGASAATGAALAARGIKVVDIGSDFRMDTAARYEEAYGAAHPLPEELPAWVYGLPELFRARIVGADRVAAPGCYPTSSLLALAPLLRQGLIGEQGLVINALSGVSGAGRALREDLLFGAVAESVRAYGVTNHRHRPEIEMGLELACGRPLRVLFTPHLMPMQRGMLATCTAPLARAVTRAQLLAALREAYADAPFVSVIDDPPQTRWVVGSNRAVLTAYVDARTQSAVVLSVIDNLLKGAAGQAVQCANLMCGLDEAAGLPRNGIMP
- a CDS encoding YjbQ family protein; this encodes MTIHRRELALETTAATDILDLSGEVARVVAESGVRHGSVLVFVPGSTAALTTIELESGVVEDLRRAIDRLVPADAPYLHDRRWGDGNGYAHVRAALLGPSLTVPLIDGRLALGTWQQLVLIDFDNRPRCRQVLVQVTGEP
- the argB gene encoding acetylglutamate kinase; this encodes MEAKPYIQAYRGKIVVIKYGGSAMTDEALRESFAGDVSLLNLVGIKPVIVHGGGPQITRAMRQAGVEPKWVDGLRVTDAESVRVVQTTLVGEINPDIVRLLSGHGTIAAGLNGLDGQLLVARPKDARLGFVGEVDEVNPAIIFGLLDRGIVPVIAPIGHGRDGAAYNINADTAAAAVAEAIGAEKLVYLTDVEGLYRDLGDRNSLLPRISPAGVRALIDSGAISAGMVPKLLSCLAALKGGVQRAHMLDGRLEHALLLEIFTPEGVGTMITAEDEP
- a CDS encoding aspartate aminotransferase family protein, whose translation is MSASWPARADAVLMATYRRAPIVFVRGEGSWLYDEAGKAYLDCLGGVAVCSVGHANPRVARAISDQLGTLVHVSNLFYTVPQVELAERLVARSGLDRVFFANCGATANETAIKLARRWGQQGAQRRHGVISLLGSFHGRTLATLAATGQPEKQAVFEPLPPGFSQVPPEDLDALAAAIEPTTVAVMIETLQGEGGVRPLGPAYLEGLRRLCDERGLLLIVDDVQAGMGRCGRWFSWQDLGLMPDIATTAKALGGGLPIGACLAREGVAAAFRPGDHATTFGGGPAVCRGALAVLDEIDERDLLANCVARGAELRAALERVPGVCAVRGRGLLLGAVLERPCAEALVARALELGLVVNNVRPEVVRFAPPLSITTGEVGEAAERFARALVAVAT
- the argJ gene encoding bifunctional glutamate N-acetyltransferase/amino-acid acetyltransferase ArgJ, which translates into the protein MKKPFPADPEAEGAIVAARGFRAVGLGCGIKPQGLDLALLVGERAVPAAAVFTSSLAAAPPVQLSRRHLAQPYARAVLATSGCANAGTGAPGLQAAEQSVSAVAAQLGCAAEEVLVCSTGLIGPRLPVEKIVAALPQAVAGLDRGREAGRAAAAAICTTDSRSKQSLRRGGGFVVGGMAKGAGMICPDMATMLAFITTDAVVDPARLARSLHAAVAVSFNSLNVDACQSTNDTVMVLASGAAAVEPTEAEFTALLREVCCDLAFQIAADAEGTTRVVRLRLRGATDDAVARKIGKHVASSDLVRAALWGGDPNWGRILAALGTAGVPLDCQAVEIDYAGVPTCRAGAAVPFDDPALAAQVATGDFAIDIRVGTGPGCAEVLTADLTPDYVVFNGERS